ATCGAGCTGGGTAAACTCGGGCTGGCGGTCCGCGCGCAAATCCTCGTCGCGGAAGCAGCGCACGATCTGATAATAGCGGTCCATGCCCGCGACCATCAGAATCTGCTTGTACAACTGCGGCGATTGCGGCAGCGCGAAGAACGCGTTTTCATGTGTCCGGCTCGGCACGATATAGTCGCGCGCGCCTTCCGGGGTCGCCTTGGTCAGATACGGGGTTTCGATTTCGAAGAACTCATGATCGTCCAGGAAGTTGCGCAGCACCCGCGCCACGTCACGACGCACTTTCATCTTTTCCTGCATCGCAAAACGGCGGAGATCAATATAGCGGTAGCGCAGGCGCAGTTCCTCGTTGACCTCGATCTCGCTTTCGACCGGGAACGGCGGCGTTTCGGACTCGTTTAGCACGACCATCTCGCTCACCAGCACTTCGATTTCGCCGGTGCCCATATTCGGATTGATCGTCCCTTCGGGACGCCCGCGCACGCTGCCTTTGACTTTCAGCACATATTCGCTGCGCACATGTTCGGCCAGGGAGAACGCTTCATGCACATCCGGATCGAAAACGACCTGCACCAAGCCGGTACGGTCTCTGAGATCGATAAAAATGACCCCCCCATGGTCGCGGCGGCGATGCACCCAACCGCACAATTCGACGGTCTGGCCGGTATGTTGTTTCGTTAATTCCCCGCACTTGTGCGTACGCATGGTGGTGTTGTTCCTGTCAATCCGAAAAAATCGCCGATATTAACGGCTTATCATGCTGAATTCAAGCCGGCTTGTTCAAACCATCAGTGGCTGCAGCTGCCGCTGCAACTGTGCGGCTTGGACGCTTCCGTGCTTTCGCCCGCGACGTTCTTCTTCGCGCCGCTCTTGAAGTCGGTTTCGTACCAGCCGCCGCCTTTCAAGCGGAATCCGGCCGCGGAAATTTTTTTGATCAGATCGGGCTGGCTGCACGCCGGGCAATGAATCAGCGGCTGGTCGCTAAGTTTTTGCAAGGCTTCGTGCTCGTACCCGCAGGATTGGCACTGATATTCGTAGATTGGCATGGATGACTCCGGTAAAAAAACAATACTTGAGATAAGGCTAGGCGCGTATTTTTCAAGTGGCTAAGATAGAATATAAGGTTATTCTACAAGAAAATGGCCTTTCAAATGAAGAAATTAACCCTCAACCGGCCCGACGACTGGCATTTGCACGTCCGGAGCGGCGCGCTGTTGAAAGCGGTACTGCCGCACACCGCCCGCCAGTTCGCCCGCGCGATCATCATGCCGAACCTGAAGCCGCCGGTCACAACCGTGGAACAAGCGTTAGCCTACCGCGAGGAAATTCTGCAGGCGATTCCGGCAGGGCTCGATTTTACGCCTTTGATGACCTTGTACCTGACCGGATCGACTTCGCTTGAAGAAATCCGCAAAGCCGCCACCTCGGAGCATGTGCACGCATTCAAGCTCTATCCGGCCGGGGCGACGACCAATTCCGACTCAGGCGTGGCGGATATCGAGGCCGCCTATCCGTTGTTCGAAGAAATGGAAAAACAGGACATTCCGCTATTGGTTCACGGCGAAGTAACCGACGAAACGTGCGACATCTTCGACCGGGAACGCGTCTTCCTGGAGACCCGGCTGGCCCGAATCGTCGATCGTTTCCCGGCGCTGCGCATCGTCGTCGAGCATGTGACCACGCGCGAGGCAGTCGATTTCGTAAAAGCGCAAGGACCCCGCATCGCCGCCACAATCACACCGCAACACCTTTTATATAACCGCAACGCGATTCTGGCCGGCGGCATCCGTCCGCATTTTTATTGCCTGCCGGTCCTGAAGCGCGAACAGCACCGGGAGGCGCTGGTTCAAGCTGCCACCAGCGGCAGTCCGAAGTTCTTTCTCGGCACCGACAGCGCGCCGCATCTGACTTCTCTGAAAGAAAACGCCTGCGGTTGCGCGGGATGTTTCAGCGCGCCTTTAGCGCTCGAACTGTATACGGAAGCTTTCGAAAAGGCCGGCGCCTTGGACAAACTGGAAGGTTTCGCGAGCTTTTACGGGGCCGATTTTTACCGGCTGCCGAGAAACCGGGGCACAGTGACGCTGGAAAAATCGGCCTGGCAGGTGCCCGGTGTTTATAACGACGGCGACATCGCCATTACGCCGTTGAAAGCAGGAGAATCCTTGACATGGAAGCTGCAAGCCACTGTTCGAGTCTGAAGAAGCTCGGATTAAGTCCTTGCATGAGGAACGGCTTTATCGGAGTCGTAAAGCCGGGCTTTGCCACTCCAAAACTTATTCCGCCTTAACGCGCTACGGGTTTTTCCCGGAATATACCTGGGCAAAGGCGCTGATAACCTCGCGGACGATCTTGCGCTGCGGGGCGGGCAAACTCAGATATTGCTCGATCGCCTCCCTTTCCCCGTAATCCAGCGCTTCCTCCCATTGTTTCCGTTTTTCGCGTATCGACAGCGCCGCCTCTTCGCCGTAACGCAAGGCATGCGGCTCGACTTTCAACCACTCCGCCAGCACCTGTAACTTATCCTGCGAAGGAATCGCCTCGCCGCGCAACCAGCGCGAAACCGCCTGAAACGACACCGACCGCCCCCAATAGCGGCTGTTGAAACCTTTTTCCAGCACGGCGGGACGGGCTTCATAGCCTGCGGACAGCATGGCCTTGCGCAGCCGTTCGGCGAATTCGAGTTTTTCATTCATGAACAAAAAGTTAAATTTTTATAGCCATCCCATCCAACTTTTTGTTGTATTATTTGTTAAATTTTTAATTGAACTCTTGGTTTAACCGTTTGGGTTTGCCGTCTCAGGATGAAAACATGGCAAAAGGCCTGCTCGAACAACTTCCCGGCATCGTCGCCGAAGGGCGGCAAACTGCCGAAAAAATATTGGAAAGCCTGGAAGGCCGTCACCGCATCACACTGCAAACCCGCGAATGGGTGTTGTCTGCCAGAGACAATACCCAGAATGATTTGTTTCAAAGCGTAGGTCGGGTTAGCGATAGCGTAACCCGACAAGTCGAAGCCACAAATGTCGGGTTACGGCTAACGCCTCGGCAATTGCTCCTGCATTGCTCTAGCTCTGTCCATAGACCACCCTTTAATGGTGGCATCCCTGCAAGTCGTAACCCGACCTACACATCGGATCAAACTTGGCGCAATCGCCTGATCCACGGCGATAATCTGCTGGCGATGGCCGCACTGCTGGCCGGCGACGACGAGACGCCCAGCCTGCGCGGCAAAATCGATCTGATCTACATCGACCCACCGTTCGATTCCAAAGCCGACTGCCGCACCAAAATCACCCTGCCCGGCATGGAACTGGAACAAAAACCGGCCGTGATCGAACAGTTCGCCTATTCCGATACCTGGGCGGACGGCACGGCGTCCTATCTGGCGATGATCACGCCGCGCCTGATCCTGATGCGCGAGCTATTGCGCGACACCGGCTCGATCTATGTACATCTGGATTGGCATGTGGGGCATTATGTAAAATTGGTTCTGGACGAGGTGTTCGGGAAGGATCATTTCATTAACGAGATCATTTGGCATTACCGAAAATGGTCTCCTCAATCAAAAAACTTCCAACGTAACCACGACACCATTTTTTGGTATGGGAAAAATGCGGAAAATCGTCACTTCATTACCGAATTTCAAGAACAGCCGGCGGGGACTTTAAAACCAGGGAAAGAAAAGAAACGGCAAACCGTTTTTGATGAGTCGGGTAAGCGCCCCGCAACCCGTGCAGATGGTGAGGCGACCGGAAGCTCACTGGCCGATGTATGGGATGGCGGTATTTGGAATATCTCCATGATCAACCCCGCCGCGATTGAACGCGTCGACTACGCAACACAAAAACCTGAACAATTGCTCAAACGAATTCTTCAACATGCCTGCCCCGAAAAAGGTTTAGTCGCCGACTTCTTCGGCGGTTCCGGCACCACCGCCGCGGTCGCGGAGAAGTTGGGCCGCCGCTGGATTACCGCCGATCTCGGCAAACCGGCCTGCATGATCATGCGCAAGCGCCTGATCGACCGGAACGCCCGGCCGTTTTTGTATCAGGCCATCGGCGATTATCAGGCCGAAGCCACTAAATCGCTGGGACAGCAATCCAAAATCGGCGAGCTGGCGCCAATCGTCCTGCAACTGTTCGGCGCGCTGCCGCTGGCGCCGGAAGACAATCCGGAGCACAATCTGGGTTATCTCCCCGCAGGCGCAGCGTCCGTAGGTCGGGTTAGCGACAGCGTAACCCGACTAGTCGAAGCCGCAAACGTCGGGTTACGGCTTACGCCTAACCCGACCTACACAAGTGCCGAGGCAAAAAATAAAACCTTGGTCTACGCCGATTCTCCCAACAAACTCACCGGCGCGGCGACGCTGAAAAAAGCCATCGCCCAGCGCGACACACTGATGGGCGGCTGGGATAAAGTCGTGGTGCTGGGCTGGAATTTCGAGCCATCCATCGGCGAAACCCTTGCCGCGTTGAACGACGACCGCCTGGAAGTCCGGGTGATTCCGCCGGATTTGCCGGACCGGCTGAGAAAGAAAGGCGGCCTCGACAAGCTGAAAGGCGCCGTGCGTTTCGCCGGCTTGCAATATCTGACCATCAAACCGGTGCAAAGGCAGCGGCAAGGCGAAGACGAAATCTTATCCGTCGCCCTCGACAATTACATCCTGCTCTCCCCGGAAGCCATCAACCTCGACGCAACCAACCGCGCCAAATTGCACGGCATCATCGACAGCGAACCGTTGGCGCTGCTCGAATACTGGGCGGTGGACCCAGATTACGACGGCAAACTGTTCCGCTCGGTCTGGCAGAATTATCGCGGCGACAACGACGACCCGCTGCGTGTGGCGACCTTGGCCTGGCTCGTCGTGCCAGCCAAAAACGGCAGCCGCAAGGTGTGCGTGCGGGCGGTGGACGTGTTCGGCTTTGAAGCGGAAGTCGTCGTCGAGGTAGACGCATGAGCGGCAATTCGCAACTGGCGCTGGCTGCCGGGCTGACCGACCAAACCCGGCAATTGTGCATCGGCCTCGAAAACGGCGTTGCCGCTATTTTCGACCAGGTCACGCCGACCACGGCCGCGCTTTTACACGGGTGGTTCGGCGAGGAAGCCTGTGCGATACGAAGCCTGAATTTTCATCCGGGGCAAAAACAGGCGATTTTGAATACTATCACCGCCCACGAAATTTATGCCGCTGCCGACTTGCAAAGCCTTTATCGACAGGCCGCGCCCGCTACGCTATCGACCGGCACGCGTTTGGCCGAAGTATCGCAAAGCAAGCACCGGCATCCGAAATACTGCTTGAAAATGGCGGCCGGCACCGGCAAGACCTGGGTGCTGCAGGCCTTGCTGATCTGGCAGTTGCTGAACAAGAACGCGGCGCTCGCGGAAGGCGTGGACGACGCGCGTTTTACCCGGCATTTTCTGATCGTAACCCCCGGCTTGATCGCTTACGACCGCCTGCTGGATGCATTCTGCGGCAAGCAGACGGAGGGCGGGCGCGATTTCGCGACCTCGGACATCGCGCAATACGCCGAGCTGTTCGTGCCGGAAAACCATCGCGAGGCGGTGTTCCATTTCGTGCGCGGCAATGTCTGCGACAAAACCGAAATCGGCCTGAAAACCACCGGCAACGGCATGATCGCGATTGCCGACTGGCACTTGCTTCGGGAAGCCGGCACGGAAGCCTTCGGCGAAACCAAACTGGAAACGCCGGGCGCCGCGCCCGACCCGCAAGCGGTCGTCAACGCCCTGCTGCCGGTCATGCCGGGCAAAGCGGCGGGGAATAGTCTCGACGTGCTGGACAAACGTTTCGCACGCGGCGACGTACTGGATTTTCTGGCCGGCCTGCCGGAGCTCATGGTGTTCAACCACGCGGCGCTTCACATTCACGACCTCAAGCGCGAGAGCGAAACCACCGAGGTGGAATGGCAACCGAGCCTGACGCGGATCGCCGAGAACAAGGACCGCCGCTTCATGCAAGTGGATTTTTCGGCGACGCCCTATAACACCGTGGGTTCCGGCAAAAACAAACGCAAGGTGTATTTTCCGCACATCATCGCCGATTTCGACCTGAAAACCGCGCTGCGGCAGGGCCTGGTAAAGTCGCCGGTATTGGATAAACGCAAGAAAATCGGCGCGCTGCCGCTGGAATTCAAGGCCGAACGCGACGAGAACGGCAATCCGATCTTAAGCGCAGGCCAGCGGGTGATGCTGCGCGCCGGCTTGCAGAAGCTACGCCAGCTGGAAGCCGGTTTCGCCCGCCTCGATCCCAACCGGCATCCGAAAATGCTGGTGATCTGCGAAGACGCGGCGGTGTTGCCGCGGGTCGTGAATTTCTTCCGCGCGGAAGGACTGGCGGAAATGGATATCATCGCGATCGACTCCGGCAAAAAGGTCGAACTGGGCGAACAGGACTGGGCGCGGGTGCGTGAACGCCTGTTCGAGGTCGACCGGCATGCTACGCCGCGCATCATCGTCAGCGTATCGATGCTGCGCGAAGGTTTCGACGTCAACAACATCTGCGTGATCGTGCCGCTGCGTTCCTCGCAAGCGCCGGTTTTACTGGAACAGAGCATCGGCCGCGGCTTGCGGCTGATGTGGCGCGAGCCTGAATTCGCCGACAGCAAGCGTGAAAACCGCGAACGCATCGCCAGCGGCCGGGAACCGGACAGCCTGATCGATATTCTCTGGATCGTCGAGCATCCGGCGTTCGCGCCGTTTTACGCGGAATGGCTGCAGGAAGGTTTGGCGGGAACCGTCGGCGAAGAACGGCATACCGCCAGCGGCGTCGGCGACATGATTTCGGTCAACTTGCGCGAAGGCTTCGAGGCGTTCGATTTCGCGATACCGTTCATTTTGCATGAGGCGGAAGCGTGGCTGGAACATCGGGAACTCGCTATTGGCAAGCTGCCGCCGTTTTCCGCGTTGAGCCCGGCGCAACTGAAGGCGATGCTCGGCAAAGGCGATGCGTTCGTCTCCCGGGA
The genomic region above belongs to Methylomicrobium agile and contains:
- a CDS encoding DEAD/DEAH box helicase family protein, which produces MSGNSQLALAAGLTDQTRQLCIGLENGVAAIFDQVTPTTAALLHGWFGEEACAIRSLNFHPGQKQAILNTITAHEIYAAADLQSLYRQAAPATLSTGTRLAEVSQSKHRHPKYCLKMAAGTGKTWVLQALLIWQLLNKNAALAEGVDDARFTRHFLIVTPGLIAYDRLLDAFCGKQTEGGRDFATSDIAQYAELFVPENHREAVFHFVRGNVCDKTEIGLKTTGNGMIAIADWHLLREAGTEAFGETKLETPGAAPDPQAVVNALLPVMPGKAAGNSLDVLDKRFARGDVLDFLAGLPELMVFNHAALHIHDLKRESETTEVEWQPSLTRIAENKDRRFMQVDFSATPYNTVGSGKNKRKVYFPHIIADFDLKTALRQGLVKSPVLDKRKKIGALPLEFKAERDENGNPILSAGQRVMLRAGLQKLRQLEAGFARLDPNRHPKMLVICEDAAVLPRVVNFFRAEGLAEMDIIAIDSGKKVELGEQDWARVRERLFEVDRHATPRIIVSVSMLREGFDVNNICVIVPLRSSQAPVLLEQSIGRGLRLMWREPEFADSKRENRERIASGREPDSLIDILWIVEHPAFAPFYAEWLQEGLAGTVGEERHTASGVGDMISVNLREGFEAFDFAIPFILHEAEAWLEHRELAIGKLPPFSALSPAQLKAMLGKGDAFVSRDLQSSALFGDYRIDGAVIKVTGYNDFLSRLTRRLAQALSRPLPKGSRIAAPYQQVNTAELAGWLESYIRERLFGRPFEPFDGENWRLLLLQPVVDHITRVMAPALLEAAQTHAGSTGEVHYRRLSELNQWPMRESCSLAVDKCIYPRLPYAARNGDLEKALIEWANLDDSVRAFCKISATRHDFAKRRYVREDGVFAFYAPDFLLRTGQAVYLVETQAQAQISSPNAQRKLTAAAAWCERINALPGKERSHLTWHYAPLGESLFYEWRHKGERLAELCDFARLSAPVLHDSQNRLKSEL
- a CDS encoding FmdB family zinc ribbon protein, producing the protein MPIYEYQCQSCGYEHEALQKLSDQPLIHCPACSQPDLIKKISAAGFRLKGGGWYETDFKSGAKKNVAGESTEASKPHSCSGSCSH
- a CDS encoding transcriptional regulator produces the protein MNEKLEFAERLRKAMLSAGYEARPAVLEKGFNSRYWGRSVSFQAVSRWLRGEAIPSQDKLQVLAEWLKVEPHALRYGEEAALSIREKRKQWEEALDYGEREAIEQYLSLPAPQRKIVREVISAFAQVYSGKNP
- the pyrC gene encoding dihydroorotase; its protein translation is MKKLTLNRPDDWHLHVRSGALLKAVLPHTARQFARAIIMPNLKPPVTTVEQALAYREEILQAIPAGLDFTPLMTLYLTGSTSLEEIRKAATSEHVHAFKLYPAGATTNSDSGVADIEAAYPLFEEMEKQDIPLLVHGEVTDETCDIFDRERVFLETRLARIVDRFPALRIVVEHVTTREAVDFVKAQGPRIAATITPQHLLYNRNAILAGGIRPHFYCLPVLKREQHREALVQAATSGSPKFFLGTDSAPHLTSLKENACGCAGCFSAPLALELYTEAFEKAGALDKLEGFASFYGADFYRLPRNRGTVTLEKSAWQVPGVYNDGDIAITPLKAGESLTWKLQATVRV
- a CDS encoding DNA methyltransferase — encoded protein: MAKGLLEQLPGIVAEGRQTAEKILESLEGRHRITLQTREWVLSARDNTQNDLFQSVGRVSDSVTRQVEATNVGLRLTPRQLLLHCSSSVHRPPFNGGIPASRNPTYTSDQTWRNRLIHGDNLLAMAALLAGDDETPSLRGKIDLIYIDPPFDSKADCRTKITLPGMELEQKPAVIEQFAYSDTWADGTASYLAMITPRLILMRELLRDTGSIYVHLDWHVGHYVKLVLDEVFGKDHFINEIIWHYRKWSPQSKNFQRNHDTIFWYGKNAENRHFITEFQEQPAGTLKPGKEKKRQTVFDESGKRPATRADGEATGSSLADVWDGGIWNISMINPAAIERVDYATQKPEQLLKRILQHACPEKGLVADFFGGSGTTAAVAEKLGRRWITADLGKPACMIMRKRLIDRNARPFLYQAIGDYQAEATKSLGQQSKIGELAPIVLQLFGALPLAPEDNPEHNLGYLPAGAASVGRVSDSVTRLVEAANVGLRLTPNPTYTSAEAKNKTLVYADSPNKLTGAATLKKAIAQRDTLMGGWDKVVVLGWNFEPSIGETLAALNDDRLEVRVIPPDLPDRLRKKGGLDKLKGAVRFAGLQYLTIKPVQRQRQGEDEILSVALDNYILLSPEAINLDATNRAKLHGIIDSEPLALLEYWAVDPDYDGKLFRSVWQNYRGDNDDPLRVATLAWLVVPAKNGSRKVCVRAVDVFGFEAEVVVEVDA